One stretch of Priestia megaterium DNA includes these proteins:
- a CDS encoding GNAT family N-acetyltransferase produces MSLRTLKNGIGVSIREAAPKDAEKMIAFYNRVGGEGEFLTPLSEYELFLSSVKQEQNSLIVVAEKEEKIISIASITSSQNPRNKHVGTLGIVVEKSYSGLGLGRQLIEWAHTNKQTKKIELVTREDNQRAISLYRQLGFQTEGLKEKDTYINGVYYNTMLMGLHL; encoded by the coding sequence ATGAGTTTACGTACATTAAAGAACGGTATAGGCGTCAGTATTCGAGAAGCAGCACCAAAAGACGCAGAGAAAATGATTGCTTTTTACAACCGGGTAGGAGGAGAAGGTGAGTTTCTTACACCTCTTTCAGAGTACGAACTGTTTTTATCTTCTGTAAAACAAGAGCAAAATTCTCTTATAGTTGTGGCTGAAAAAGAAGAGAAAATCATTAGTATTGCATCCATCACCTCCTCCCAAAACCCGCGTAATAAGCATGTGGGGACCCTCGGTATTGTAGTAGAGAAATCTTATAGCGGGCTAGGGTTAGGCAGACAGCTGATTGAATGGGCACATACGAATAAACAAACAAAAAAAATCGAACTTGTGACGCGAGAAGATAATCAAAGAGCTATTTCTTTATACAGGCAGCTAGGGTTTCAAACAGAAGGATTAAAAGAAAAAGACACCTATATAAATGGCGTGTACTATAATACAATGCTTATGGGTCTTCACTTATAA
- a CDS encoding GerAB/ArcD/ProY family transporter, protein MHSQMNLSAAQFRILVIFYSLGDTILVVPGSLTADSKQEAWIPAILGVGVGVFLVWMYIKLSSLYPNKTLIELNEAILGKWLGKFISLLFVASTLLFCSQVLFYVGSFLTTRIIIQTPMLAVHILFMGIVIVGVRLGIETIARCAEILFPWFVIPFLILVFSIFPQIHYENLQPLLEVGVKPIIRSILVFTSITSLTFIVLLTVFPAHVAEPDQRNRAFFTGSLIGGGIMIIVLLLGILVLGNTYTRIALYPSYELARRIEVADFLKNIEVIMAIMWFLSLYFKTSLYYYATVSGLAQILELKNYRILTLPLGIIAVTFSLIVYPSIPYEQTWDRDTWIPYSLLFGLFYPLGLLIVGKIRVKHSASLSK, encoded by the coding sequence GTGCATAGTCAGATGAATTTATCCGCAGCACAGTTTCGAATACTCGTCATCTTTTATAGTTTAGGCGACACCATTTTAGTCGTGCCTGGAAGCTTAACGGCTGATTCTAAACAAGAGGCATGGATTCCAGCTATTTTAGGCGTAGGTGTAGGCGTTTTTCTTGTATGGATGTATATCAAACTTTCTAGCCTTTATCCTAATAAAACGCTCATAGAACTAAACGAAGCCATTTTAGGCAAGTGGCTAGGAAAGTTTATCTCTCTTTTATTTGTCGCTTCTACTCTTCTTTTTTGCAGTCAAGTTTTGTTTTACGTGGGCTCGTTTCTAACAACTCGCATTATTATTCAAACACCTATGCTTGCTGTTCATATTTTGTTTATGGGAATTGTGATTGTCGGCGTTCGGCTTGGCATTGAAACGATTGCCCGCTGTGCTGAAATTCTCTTTCCTTGGTTTGTTATTCCGTTCTTAATCTTAGTTTTTTCGATCTTCCCTCAAATTCATTATGAGAATTTGCAGCCTTTGTTAGAGGTAGGCGTTAAGCCTATTATCAGATCTATTCTGGTATTTACAAGTATTACTTCTCTCACTTTTATTGTATTGCTAACCGTTTTCCCTGCTCACGTAGCGGAACCAGATCAGCGAAACCGCGCTTTTTTTACGGGAAGCTTAATCGGCGGAGGCATTATGATTATTGTCTTATTGCTTGGCATTCTTGTACTTGGAAATACGTATACACGTATTGCTTTATATCCAAGCTATGAGCTTGCAAGACGGATCGAAGTTGCGGATTTTCTAAAAAACATTGAAGTAATTATGGCTATTATGTGGTTTTTATCTCTTTATTTTAAAACGTCTCTCTACTATTATGCGACCGTTTCTGGACTCGCTCAAATTCTTGAATTAAAAAACTACCGAATTTTAACTCTTCCGCTAGGTATTATTGCCGTTACATTTTCACTTATCGTGTATCCAAGCATTCCATATGAACAAACGTGGGACAGAGATACGTGGATTCCGTACAGTCTATTATTTGGACTATTTTACCCTCTTGGATTATTAATTGTTGGTAAAATTCGCGTAAAACATTCTGCGTCTTTATCGAAATAA
- a CDS encoding macrolide family glycosyltransferase: MANILMINFPAEGHVNPTLGMVKAFSDRGDTVHYITAERFKERLENAGAIVHTHRDLLSGVSIKPETPQGINAFLNIHIQTSLDTLKLVHTLSKKIDFDFVFYDKFGAGELVRDYLRIPGIVSSASFLMPKERLAMMPLHPDSGVPFKPDEKAQYGLSLLKNQFGVEPKNLLQFMNNEGELTVVYTSRFFQPLHEHFDDSCLFIGPSFPKRHSSHDFPLEKLKDEKVLYISMGTVLHDVEGFFNLCIDAFSDFDGKVVIAAGDRADFKKIKKAPEHFIISPYVPQLDVLKEADVFITHGGMNSVNEGIHFNVPLVVLPHGKDQPLVAQRLVELNAGYRLAKETVNASLLRSAVDEVVRDARYKKGIKEINASFQQASGPAAAAEKIVNYVVKQHS, translated from the coding sequence ATGGCAAACATTTTAATGATCAATTTTCCCGCTGAAGGTCACGTAAACCCAACGCTTGGAATGGTAAAAGCTTTTTCAGACCGAGGTGATACCGTTCATTACATTACGGCCGAGCGTTTTAAAGAGCGTCTTGAAAACGCCGGGGCTATCGTACACACTCACCGGGACTTATTAAGCGGTGTATCCATCAAGCCTGAAACTCCTCAAGGAATCAACGCTTTTTTAAATATCCACATCCAAACGTCTTTAGATACGCTGAAGCTTGTTCATACATTATCAAAAAAAATTGACTTTGACTTTGTGTTTTACGACAAGTTTGGAGCAGGCGAATTAGTACGTGATTATTTGCGAATTCCCGGGATTGTATCATCTGCTTCCTTTTTAATGCCAAAAGAACGCTTAGCAATGATGCCTCTGCATCCGGATTCAGGCGTTCCATTTAAACCTGACGAAAAAGCTCAGTACGGGCTCAGCTTGCTAAAAAATCAGTTTGGCGTAGAACCTAAAAATCTGCTTCAATTTATGAACAATGAAGGCGAATTAACGGTCGTATATACAAGCCGCTTTTTTCAGCCGCTTCATGAACATTTTGATGACTCCTGTTTATTTATTGGGCCAAGTTTTCCAAAGCGACACAGCTCTCATGATTTTCCGTTAGAAAAGCTAAAAGACGAGAAAGTTCTTTATATTTCAATGGGAACGGTACTTCATGACGTAGAAGGCTTTTTCAACCTTTGCATCGACGCATTTAGCGACTTTGATGGAAAAGTTGTGATTGCAGCAGGAGACCGAGCTGATTTTAAAAAGATAAAAAAAGCACCAGAGCATTTTATTATTTCGCCCTATGTTCCCCAGCTTGACGTGTTAAAAGAAGCGGACGTTTTTATCACGCACGGAGGCATGAACAGTGTAAACGAAGGGATTCATTTTAACGTACCATTAGTCGTTTTACCTCATGGCAAAGATCAGCCGCTCGTTGCTCAAAGGCTCGTGGAACTAAACGCCGGGTATCGCTTAGCAAAAGAAACAGTAAATGCTTCTCTTTTAAGGAGTGCCGTTGACGAAGTTGTCCGCGACGCTCGCTATAAAAAAGGGATTAAAGAAATCAACGCAAGTTTCCAGCAGGCATCTGGCCCGGCTGCAGCAGCCGAAAAAATTGTCAATTACGTAGTAAAGCAACATTCATAA
- a CDS encoding MerR family transcriptional regulator: MNRKIKEVADLVGISVRTLHHYDEIGLLKPDAVSESGYRLYSPANLDMLQQILFFKELGFPLKQIHEIITDPTFNRTEALILQKNMLIEKRSRLDQMILTIDKTIQYEKGAIEMNEKERFKGLDFSHNPYEEEARKRWGNQRVDEANEKVKSFSQEEQQHMSNKWESIYTHLASLRDLSPSSTEAQKAIATWYQFLNENFGTYSLEAFKGLGEMYVQDERFTTNIDRYGKGLAKFMNEAMSVFADAKKQ, translated from the coding sequence ATGAACAGAAAAATAAAAGAGGTTGCTGACTTAGTAGGAATCAGCGTCCGCACGCTGCATCACTATGATGAAATCGGGCTATTAAAACCTGATGCCGTTAGTGAATCCGGCTACCGGCTTTATTCACCGGCTAATCTCGATATGCTTCAGCAAATATTATTTTTTAAAGAACTTGGCTTCCCTTTAAAACAAATTCACGAGATTATAACAGACCCGACGTTTAATCGCACAGAAGCATTGATACTGCAAAAAAACATGCTGATTGAAAAACGCAGTCGGCTCGATCAAATGATTTTAACCATTGATAAAACGATTCAATATGAAAAAGGAGCGATTGAAATGAACGAAAAAGAGCGTTTTAAAGGACTGGATTTTTCGCATAACCCATACGAAGAAGAAGCACGGAAGCGCTGGGGAAATCAGCGGGTAGATGAAGCGAATGAAAAAGTAAAAAGCTTCTCACAAGAAGAACAGCAGCACATGTCAAACAAATGGGAAAGTATCTACACTCACTTAGCTTCGCTTCGTGATCTGTCACCATCCTCTACAGAAGCTCAAAAAGCTATTGCGACATGGTATCAATTTTTAAATGAGAACTTTGGAACGTATTCATTAGAAGCCTTTAAAGGTCTTGGAGAAATGTATGTGCAAGATGAGCGATTTACAACTAACATTGACCGCTATGGAAAAGGATTGGCCAAATTTATGAACGAGGCGATGAGTGTATTTGCGGACGCTAAAAAACAATAA
- a CDS encoding MDR family MFS transporter, which translates to MENQKNSKRTLLLIGLIIAMFFSALDGTIVGTAMPRIVGDLGGLSMMTWLTTAYLLTSTTVVPIAGKLADLVGRRVIYVTGLIIFMVASALCGMANNMTELILFRALQGIGGGVMMPMAMIVIGDLFTGKARAKFQGVFGGIYGLASVIGPQIGGWIVDSLNWKWVFYINLPVGILATVFIALGLQGKKHTGPVKFDVAGMFTMVIGVVSLLLALSFGGKDYDWNSWQIISLFTLAVVGIISFIIVETKAKEPILPMYLFKNRTFTLLNIIGFFMSIGMFGAITFVPFFMQGIVGVSASESGTIMTPMMISMIVTSIIGGQLVYKVGIKPQIVTGMLIMAGGFFLLTTLDLHTSKLVATSYMAIIGLGMGLVMPILTLALQESFSKEELGVVTSSSQFFRSIGGTFGITILGAVMNTKSGTLLTDKLVPYLNTLPAQASAFADGFKKAIDTNPESVLQMLFSPQALKSIPAALSDSIVPILKTSLMSALHSVFFMGLAFIILGAVCTLFLRQIKLSNKKAEEKPEEGIAEVEPSH; encoded by the coding sequence ATGGAAAATCAAAAAAATTCAAAGCGCACGCTCTTATTAATTGGGTTAATTATTGCGATGTTCTTTTCTGCACTTGATGGAACCATTGTCGGAACAGCTATGCCAAGAATCGTAGGAGACCTTGGTGGATTGAGCATGATGACATGGCTGACAACAGCCTATTTGTTAACGTCGACAACGGTTGTTCCGATTGCAGGGAAGCTCGCTGATTTAGTAGGACGCAGAGTAATTTATGTTACAGGACTTATTATTTTTATGGTTGCTTCTGCTCTATGTGGAATGGCAAATAATATGACAGAGCTTATTTTATTCCGTGCATTACAAGGAATTGGCGGCGGCGTCATGATGCCGATGGCAATGATTGTAATCGGTGATTTATTTACCGGAAAAGCACGAGCTAAATTTCAAGGAGTATTCGGAGGGATTTACGGTCTTGCTTCTGTCATTGGTCCACAAATTGGCGGATGGATTGTTGATTCACTGAACTGGAAATGGGTGTTTTACATCAACTTGCCGGTAGGGATACTCGCTACCGTTTTTATTGCGCTCGGACTTCAAGGAAAGAAACATACGGGACCTGTTAAATTCGATGTAGCCGGTATGTTCACAATGGTTATCGGAGTAGTGAGCTTGCTTCTGGCCCTGAGCTTTGGAGGAAAAGACTACGACTGGAACTCTTGGCAAATTATTAGTCTATTTACACTGGCTGTTGTTGGGATTATAAGCTTTATTATTGTGGAAACGAAAGCGAAAGAGCCGATTCTTCCGATGTATTTATTTAAGAACCGAACGTTTACGCTCTTAAATATCATTGGCTTTTTTATGAGCATTGGCATGTTCGGAGCCATTACATTTGTTCCGTTCTTTATGCAAGGAATCGTTGGAGTAAGCGCCTCAGAATCAGGTACCATTATGACGCCGATGATGATTTCAATGATTGTAACAAGTATTATTGGAGGACAGCTTGTTTATAAAGTTGGAATCAAGCCTCAAATTGTTACTGGTATGCTCATTATGGCAGGAGGGTTCTTTTTATTAACAACATTAGACCTTCACACTAGCAAGCTTGTTGCCACTTCTTATATGGCCATAATCGGTTTAGGAATGGGTCTTGTGATGCCAATTTTAACACTTGCTCTTCAAGAGAGCTTTTCAAAAGAAGAGCTCGGTGTGGTTACATCATCAAGTCAATTTTTCCGTTCAATTGGAGGAACGTTCGGTATTACTATCTTAGGAGCGGTAATGAATACAAAATCAGGTACGCTTCTTACTGACAAACTCGTTCCATATTTAAACACATTGCCTGCTCAAGCAAGTGCTTTTGCGGACGGGTTTAAAAAAGCGATTGATACGAATCCTGAGAGTGTGCTGCAGATGCTGTTTAGCCCCCAAGCGCTAAAGAGTATTCCAGCTGCGCTTTCAGACAGCATTGTGCCAATTTTGAAGACCTCGCTAATGAGCGCATTGCACAGCGTCTTTTTCATGGGCTTAGCTTTTATTATTTTAGGAGCGGTATGCACATTGTTCTTAAGGCAGATCAAGCTTTCAAATAAAAAAGCCGAAGAAAAACCAGAAGAAGGCATTGCTGAAGTAGAGCCATCACATTAA
- a CDS encoding CPBP family intramembrane glutamic endopeptidase has product MSTLSTNSEPVLNPKKKKEFTYFTLLLFIVLGFGLQIIAGIGVAIYDEVTGSNMTGILLKGPYALLVDAAFFLGVAVLYRPVRRFLKPMWNVSVLKERKTYVYIVVGFLIVAAVQYVMLSFLNVESADQQQKDLNQGSFNQTLLSSWIFFISVAVITPIKEELLYRGVLCGFLTKRHHVLVGIFVSALVFGLLHIGFPITATVMGLVFAIIYYRTKSIFPSMILHMLWNGLVSITVFF; this is encoded by the coding sequence TTGAGTACGTTATCAACAAATTCAGAACCGGTTTTAAACCCTAAAAAGAAAAAAGAGTTTACTTACTTCACGCTGCTTCTATTTATCGTGTTAGGCTTTGGTCTGCAGATTATAGCCGGAATTGGAGTAGCTATTTACGATGAAGTTACGGGTTCAAATATGACGGGAATTTTATTAAAAGGACCATATGCTCTGCTGGTAGACGCGGCGTTTTTTCTAGGCGTTGCGGTGCTGTACAGGCCTGTGCGCAGATTTTTAAAGCCTATGTGGAACGTCTCAGTATTAAAAGAAAGAAAAACGTATGTATATATTGTGGTAGGCTTTTTAATTGTAGCCGCGGTGCAGTACGTGATGCTTTCATTTTTAAACGTAGAAAGCGCAGATCAGCAGCAAAAAGATTTAAATCAAGGCAGTTTTAATCAAACGCTGCTTTCGAGCTGGATATTTTTTATAAGTGTAGCAGTTATCACGCCTATTAAAGAAGAGCTGCTTTATAGGGGTGTTTTGTGTGGTTTCTTAACCAAACGCCACCACGTGCTTGTAGGCATTTTCGTTTCCGCTCTTGTATTCGGTCTTTTACATATTGGCTTTCCGATTACAGCTACCGTCATGGGACTTGTTTTTGCCATTATTTATTATCGAACAAAATCTATTTTCCCATCTATGATTTTACATATGCTGTGGAATGGATTAGTGAGCATAACCGTGTTCTTTTAA
- a CDS encoding DUF4023 domain-containing protein yields MENTNEFVQKLNDNQEKQRKNKQGQATGHPEKKLPNKQH; encoded by the coding sequence ATGGAAAACACAAATGAATTTGTTCAAAAGCTGAACGATAATCAAGAAAAGCAGCGTAAAAATAAGCAGGGTCAAGCTACTGGACATCCTGAGAAAAAACTTCCTAACAAACAGCATTAA
- a CDS encoding MarR family winged helix-turn-helix transcriptional regulator, which yields MTKSNQYLGDIRSSLQVLFEKMQPEMMESLNEHEMTPTQLFVLSYLKKVGSSKVSQIAELMDVKPSAVTLLVDRLEQHNFVVREHNKEDRRVVDITLTEFGHRKLEDVLNGRKAIMDRYLLHLTEEELSMMASITKKLATSAASYKDKQY from the coding sequence GTGACAAAAAGCAATCAGTATCTTGGAGATATTCGTTCATCGCTTCAAGTGCTATTTGAAAAAATGCAGCCCGAAATGATGGAGAGCCTAAATGAGCATGAGATGACTCCTACGCAATTATTTGTTCTTTCTTATTTAAAGAAAGTAGGGAGCAGCAAGGTTTCTCAAATTGCGGAACTGATGGATGTTAAACCGAGCGCCGTGACTCTTTTAGTAGATCGTCTTGAACAACACAATTTTGTCGTAAGAGAACATAATAAAGAGGACAGACGAGTCGTTGATATTACCTTAACGGAGTTTGGGCATCGCAAGCTTGAAGATGTGCTGAATGGTCGAAAAGCCATTATGGACCGCTATCTTTTGCATTTAACAGAAGAAGAGCTTTCTATGATGGCTTCTATTACGAAAAAGCTTGCAACGTCAGCTGCTTCTTATAAAGATAAGCAGTATTAA